A region of the Salvia splendens isolate huo1 chromosome 11, SspV2, whole genome shotgun sequence genome:
TATCTTGACAAATCTCATGTTGCACGGGGGAATATGCCTCATAAGACTTTGATTTGATAAATTAGTTTGCATCTTAGTAATATTGATGAAGATTACTCATCTGATGATGTAAATTGTGTGCCCATGTCTGTTGCTTTGTACCTTGTCTTAGTTTATTTCACAAGCGCACAGCCGTCACTTTTAGTTGCCACTCCCCTGGGCCTGTGTATATCTTTTAAATTTTGTCTTACTAAGAATTAATTCTTGAATAGCAAACAAAAGGTAACTTGAAATATTGTGTTCCCTATCCCGAAGAAAgttaataaatgtttttgtagTTTCAGGTTCACCTTGTGCACAGCAAAGCTAATTCCATACTGAGACCTGAAATATTATGTGGTGGATATGGAAGGACTAACCATCATCGTAGGGTGAAGAAGCATGAGATGTTACCCCAGAATGTGGATCTTCCACCGGTAttgccaaagaagaagaagaagccctTTCCCATTCCCCTGAAGAAGATTGTGGAAGCAGCAAGAGAGGATAAGAAGCTTGCACAAATGGGGATTGAGAAACACCTCGAGCCTCCAAAGAATGGAATACTAGTACCCAGCCTGATACCAGTGGCTTATGACGTACTTGATGCTTGGAAAGTTTTAATTAGTGGACTAGCGCAGCTTCTGCACGTTGTTCCAGTCCATGCTTGCAGGTACTGCTTAGAACCAGAATGTACGAAGATCAGCCACAAGATTTATATAGCCCTTGGAGTAACTTTCTTGTGCTTTTCTTGCAGCGAGTGTTCAGAAATTCATGTTGCCCAGATTGGTCACAAGATTCAAGACTGTCATGGCTCAACTAGTGGAAGCCGCAGAAATTACCATTCATGGATAAAGGGTTCCATCAACGATGTTCTCACCCCCATCGAGTCGTACCATATGTATGATCCATATGGCCGGCGAATTAAGCATGAAACCAGATTCAGCTACGACAGGATTCCTGCGGTAGTTGAACTCTGCATCCAAGCTGGGATCGAGTTGCCAGAATATCCTTCGAGAAGGAGAACAGAACCAATCCGAATGCTCGGTAAGAAAGTTATCGACATTGGCGGATATGTCGATGAGCCAAAACCCTTCCAACCAGGTAGTCCAGGGTCGCAGATTGTTGAGCTCGACACCTACCGGGCCCTGGAGCGGTTTCCTCCTCCGTTGGAGGAGGAGGTCCCTATGGTTGCGCAGGCGACAATCAATGCTTACGAGAAAGTCAGATGGGGCGTGACGAAGCTGATGAGAAAATACAGCGTCAAGGCGTGTGGTTACTGCTCAGAAGTGCACGTGGGGCCGTGGGGCCACAACGCGAAGCTCTGTGGAGAGTTCAAGCATCAGTGGAGGGATGGGAAGCACGGGTGGCAAGACGCGACGGTTGATGAGGTGTTCCCGCCTAATTACGTGTGGCACATGGAAGACCCGAAAGGGCCTCCGTTGAAGAGCACGCTCAAGAGATTCTATGGCAAGGTTCCGGCGGTGGTCGAGGTGTGCGCGCAGGCGGGTGCCCATGTGCCTAACAAGTACAAGCCGATGATGAGGGCTGACATTGTGGTCCCAGAAGATAGAGAGGCTCCCTTCGTTGCCTAGCGCCTTCGGATGCATATAGATTCAAGGTTTTCCCTCTCTCTAAGTGCACTTATTGTACATATAGATTATGATATTACTCTTTAGGATTTgcctattattttttatatcttgaaaaaataatttctgAAAAATTGTTTCAGTCATACTTGAGTTGTTAAATCCCATATTATAGCAGCACTAATTCAGCGCAAAAATATAACACCTGAACACACTCCATAACAGTAAAAacaaatagaaaaaagaaacaatttatttggAGTAGATGATGAATGATCCTAGATTTCTAGGTGTAGGGGTTGTTCTTGTTGGTGAAACGGCAGTTTAGGCGAATCTCCCCTTGGTTCCCTGTGAGGACCTTAAGGCCTCCCAACCGGCTGATTGAGAGCGAAAACTGCTGCTTCAAGTGCTGAAACATGGCTGCGTATTCATGCGCCAGCTCACTCGTGTTGTAGCTCTGGAGCAGGTCTTGATCCACCTTCAGAACTGCCTTGTTGGACACTAGGTTGCTGTAGTACTTGTTGCTGAACCTGTATTGGTCGTCGGTCAGGAACATGGTCGGGTCTTTCTGGCCTTTCTTGAGGGTTTTGGGGCATTGCTTTCGCAGCTCATCCAGTTGGGATTTGGCGATGGAGGGGTCGGGTTTCCTAGTCTTGTTGAAGTTGTAGAGACGGTCGTTGAGATTGGCGCAGTGCGTTTTCCCCATGGTGTGTGCTCCAAGAAGAGTAGCGTAGTCCATATCGTCAAGGCCCTTCGATTTGAAGTAGGTGATTCCTTGATCGATGGAGATGGCCGGCGAGGGGAGATCCACCCATGATGCTTTCGATTCCATTCCATCTCTTCTGCCTAAGTAGACTGGATATGAGGGTCCTCCCGCctattataatttatacatgCTAATCAGTATTACGGTTggcaaatgaaagaaaaataactACTACTATAACAATATCTCGTGTCGGTTTAAATAGAGAACTTAAAGTACTATACAAGTTTCATGGGCCATTGTACGTACAAAATAAAGAGCATCACGAGTAGCAAGATGGAGGATGTTAGCGCAAGAAACCGCACGGGGGCATCGTATTTCAAGAACCTTCTTGATCTTGTCAATCAGTAAGAAACCATCCAACCCCGAGTTTTTTGCAGATGTTTTCTCCGTGTGTGGCCCGTCCAGTAGAATCGATGCGTCGCACCCCTGCGTGAACATCACAAGTATAATACTGTGAATTAGTCCCACGAGTCAACAAAATTAACATAAGATTTTTTTTACAAACCAAAAAATGGCTCAAAATTAACATAAGTATATAAGCATTTTATGAAAAGAAATACTGACATTAACCATGCAGTCGGCATAGACTAGCTTAAGCAGCTTGGCGGTAatattcttctctcgattccacCACAAACTCACTTGATGCCTCACAAACGGCTCCACATTCGCGCACTTGTTGAGCTTCTTGTAAAAGTGCCGCTGCAGCGCCCTCGACTCAGGTGGCAGCGTCACTGCAGCCTGCATCCGCCCCACGTACAAGCTCAGCCCCAGCGCCACCGCCAACGATATCAATATCAAATCAAATCCACCTTCTCTCCTCATTTTTTTTGTACCAAAACTAATCTAACCAATCTCGATGTGAAAAGTGAGTGAATATATAGTGAAGCATAGCCATAGGCAGATCGGAAAGCCAATCTGtaaataatagtattagtaTATGTTTGCTTCATTAATTAGCTTGTTCCCTTAGATGCATTCTTTTATTATTCTCCAATTAATGTACTATGTTCATGTTGCCATACAATTTAATGCAACTTAGATGAATATTTTTGGACGGCTTTCACGCCACCTTATACTATTATTCTAGATCCATCGTATATAATACGTTTACGTTGCCATAGATGATTAATTGATAGTATTATAATTTTCATTAGAGCTTTGGAGATGGGGTTTTCACGTCGGTCGAGATTTCTCATTTACTATTCTTAAAATTGAAGtattaatagtactatatttttgtgCGTTACCCAACAAGTACTTTAGATACTAATTTCGAATTAAACATATATATAGTTCATAGCCTTATAGGGGTTTTCTCCACAGTCTACAGTCTTCTTTCAAGCATGGACCAACGATTGGGTAGTTTTGTTGCTCCCTTTTGATAATTTAAAGTAGGTAATTTCCATACTTATAAGGTGTTTTACTACTTGAATCGAGTAATACAGTCCTTATATTAAGGTGATCAATAGTCAAGATTACACCATGCGACATatcaatttgtttgtttgtttacaAATGAGTTTAAAGCTGCCATGAAATAAACCCTAGCAAGAATATTTATACTAGGAGTTAAAAATGAGCAAAATAAAACAAGTCTTGTCAAAAAGTCACATTCCGGACAAAACACCCGACGGGCGTTTCCGACGGCTCATTTCACCTGCCCGCGCCAAGTTTCAAGACAAAAATTGATCTCTCGATAAAACGCCTGGCCGGGCGTTTTCTGGTTGACCAAACGCCCGCCCGCGCGTTTCTTTCTGCATTGCGCGCCTTTTTTAAATTGACTATAACTTCTTCTCTCGGACTACGATTGGAGCGTGCAAggtactcacgcgaagccctttcgaagacgaagacaatggTGGTTGTAGAGTCGAATTTTGGATGTCATCTTGATAGGAAAATTACTACTTGAATCAAACTCCATTTCCACTTGGTTTCTTGCCATGTGTCTGTCTCTTCTAGGACCCCAATCAACTCATGGCCCTCAATATCGTTGTattctatgattgtgaatacTCGGATTCACATCATAACGTCTCACTTAGGTTGGGACgtaccaaaaaggaatacgccTCACTTAGActaggacggaaggagtataactTAAAGGAAATAAAGTAGAATAAAAACCCTAATCGCTAGTAGAAAATGATATTAAAGACAATTAATATTGATCAATATCTCTATCTATTATTTCTAATTAACCAGTAAagcaaataaatatcaaaataaccTAAAGAATTTAGGAATTCTTAGTTTATATGAGGAAGAGAAATCAAAGCTAATTAATTTGAACCATGCATCAAATGACTGCAAAAatgtactccatccatcccataaaaatgaACTAATTGGGATGACATAAGTTTTAATGcgtaagtaagagagaaagggaaaaaataGTAGAAATAGTAGTTGATGGTTAAGTtgtaaatgataaagtaaaaaaaggtCCATAAACAAATATAGACTATTTCTACGAAAcagatgaaaaagaaaattcagtTTATTCCTATAggataaaagagaagaaaattcAGTTTATTCCTATGGGATAAAAGAGAATATGTTATACTACGTATTATGTAATATAATTGTGAGATAAGAGCGAATATCATCCATGTATTATATAATATGATTGTCAGATAAGAGAAATTTATCCGTGTGATGGTATGTTCTTGTACATATAATGAACAAAGAAATAAATTAGATCTACCATCCATTTTTTATCTAATGTATCATATATAACCTTAGTTTTGATACAAAATTTGGATTTATCCTAACACTCcttatatatacacacattcaAACAGTCGAATGTTCGAACTAGTCTAACTAAAATTAAGAAGATATGATATATCATACCGAAAATATCATATCGTGTATCACATAGAAAATACCATACTATTAGTGTGCCAATTTTTTTATGCACCAACTTTCTATTTATGCACATGGACATCATCATAACCAATCATTCTTTGGACTCAAAATTAAATACGTACCTTAGACTTAGAAATGAAATAGAAACTTAATTCGTGCTTCTATTTAAGTATCAAGATTGGAAATACCCTAGAGAACTTTGGGCCAGgcttagggatgtcaatcgggccggcctatcgggtttcgggctaaccggattgtgatttctttcgggttataaaagttcaaccataaccctaaaagctcgggtttcagGCTAGCCCAACAGGTTAATCGGGTTTCTGCCGATAAGATTAAGATGCGAACAATCCAATAAATCAtgatgaaaattaattatatttatgaaatataaaatatttaattatgataaatttgagatatatgcttaaactaaAGCATAAACACgatcaaatattaatatttgagatatttcatgaaattttaatgcatgttttacaaatttaaatatttttttagtgagttaatttatttaacaattactccctccatcacacattacttgagtcgtatttcatTTTGCGTTTTCCCAAGTTACTTGactcatttctctttttggctaaaaacaaaacatctaattacACCTAATTTatcatttcttttactttattcactcctctactttatttaactcactaaacgcaactttcttaaatctcgtgccgaaaagaaacatctcaagtaacgtgggacggaaggagtataatattaataaaaattcaattataatttgtatatttaatataaaattgaaagttatttattttagttatctatatcataaaattagtcaatgaagtgtcgaattaggagtaaaaaaatagaataatagaaattttatcgggttttcgggtctggccctaacgagTTGCTGATTAATCGAGTACGAGCTTATcaggttttaattttatcgggctagaaatttcctgCCCCTGTAAACTCATTTCATTTCTTCTTTTGAGAATAATGAAATTATGACTTGTATATTGAAATGAACTTACAGCCCAATGCAATACATTATCCACATGATAATAAACTATAGGTTAATTTCCATTCCTACATTCAATTCGGATTGATGTTTTTGTTAATATGCCTTGAATATGTATAGATCATGTTTCCAATTTGGGATATGATTATATTCCCGAATTGGGATAGGATCTCATGTGTGCTTATTTATATGGGAGTAGGACACATAATTATGTAATCTGAAAACAATCTGAAAACAATCTGAAATTTGTAGCCACAATCTGAATAAAATATGTTCTCCGTTCCTGCTcgtggatgtagccaattggtgaatcacgtaaattctgtgtctctttacgtttcTGTTTATCTCGATTACTCAATTgctctattctgtcacaacaaaCTGGTATCAAAGCCTGGTTTTCGGACTAGGGTTTTGAATACCGCATCTGTTAGAGTTTCTGTGTTAATCGATCAAGATGTTTGCTCTGAACGTGAAGGTCGACAAATTCATTGGGAGAGCCTGGTTTTCGGACTAGGACAAATCTGAGGCAAGAAAGGAGAAGTCTGTTTATCTGGCAAATCTGAGGCAAGAAATGAGAAGTCTGTTTATCTGGCATTGTAATGATGTATCTGCAAGGAAGAATTcaagtcaaggtggagatttgttagtatgccttgaatatGTATAAATCATGTTTTCGATTTGGGATATGATTATGTTTCCGAATTGGGATAggatctcatgtgtgcctatttatatgggagTAGGGCACATAATTCTGTAATCTGAAAACAATCTGAAATCTGTAGCCACAATCTGAAAACAATCTGAATAAAATATGTTCTCTGTTCTTGCCCGTGCATGTAGCCAattggtgaaccacgtaaattccgtttttctttatgtttcagtttgtctcgattacacaagtgctctattctgtcacaacaGTTTTCATTTTCTTGCTTATCATTATCTTAACCTATTTCCATTATCAGCAAAGGAGTCCCACTATCTGACTCtaaatggaatattttttattcgATATGAGATTTTATGActttttattttgtgagttgagtggagagagaataaagtagatataataatgttttcattttaagaaatgtgtcaaTTAGATCGAGAcatctaaaaaaaagaaaatgtgtcacttaaaatgagaatggagtaatatttaattaaaaggtAATATGATGTTTTATCTAGGATCctaaaatatcattaaaattcctaattattttgaaatatggAAATGAGTTAACTAATGACTCTAACTGCAGGATGGTAACTTTCTTTGTTCGAGAAAATAGAGAGTACTCCATAAGTTAACCTTTATGTACGTTTACATAATTTTGTATGACTATTTAATTTCGATATAAATACCACTATAGCCAATGCTAGTCAAGTCACCTTCCTAGTGCTCATAGACGATAAATTatttatgtaaaaataaaatcatgggGTTGCAAACAAACCAAAATAATGTAAAGACATGATGGGAACAGTGGTTGTATAATGTACATCTTGAAAGCGCAGCAAGTAAGAACGGCATATGTTGTTTGAGCAAAGTTGTACATTTCTCGAGTTTGATACTTTAAAATTGCCACAACACACTCTCATTTTCTAACCTTCTCAACTTCGGATCCATGCTCAAACTTCTTGGGTCTCCACTTACATTTATTAGGATGTCTCTACACCTAGATAGaactcaatttaatttttttagactcGGTATAGGCTCCTCCAATTGTACATTTGAATAGTGAATTGAATAGGAATTTATCCCAATTGTTTTTCACGTTGTCGCGAGCgcagtaataaaaaaaatatttagcgAGTACTCAAGCGCTCAATAAAATGCTCATCACCAATTTATCGagcatgtaccaagcaaaatcaCAAAATACTGAGCACTTGCGCATGATAAATACTACTCTCTCAGTCTCACATTAAGAGTCTCGTTGATTTTTCTGAACAACAGAGGCTGGGTTTAGGCGAGAATTGTGATTTTCTCGAGATTTCTGGACTTGATCTAGATAGGTATGAAATCAAATTGgaataaatatcaaaattattaaaatgaaGTGAAAATTGCTAGCTATCCTTTTAAAAAGTAACACTATTGAGGCAACCAACTTTTGTGCTAGCTTCTGTTATAATTTAATGAAACATGACATGTGTATCTTTAGGTTGCGTGAAATTTTCTCTTTGTCATCACTTTATATTGAAAAGATGTGATGATCATTCAATTACCTAGCCCTCATATAATTTGGTTCAATTATTAGTCGGCATCATGATTACAAATTAAACTATATCATAAACATATTTatttcaaatataattaatctTAGGTTTCCTATGATGTAGTACACCTTAAATTAATGTGGATTATATGTTATTTTGATCTTGTTGATAAGTgtataaataagaaaaagagtatacatatatataagagGCATCCTAATGTTTTTGTAGAGGGAACATCAAATAACTTGTTTAAAATTCGGAGAACATCTAATATTTTGTGTTACTTCAAAACACAAGATACTTTTAATATATATGTTGTCTTGATATTATTATACAGATTTGTGCATCTGATTGCACATGTACTTGAGGTGGGATACCGAATATACAATCACGTCCCATAAAAATTAAGactcttttaattttatttgtaaaataatcttttatatttataactcatttttttctattaagATGGATCACATTCTTTATTAATAtagtttaataattttttttctttccatttcttcCTCATtgctaattatgcattaaaactcgagccgtttctatttttatgaaaaaggGAGGAGTATAGAATCTTAAAACTAAGGCCAAATATGAGGCTGAAATCGAATTGGATAAAATCATGGTCGTGAAATTGAATTGTGGCTGTTGCAGTCTGCAGATGTTGGTGCTGAAATGATAAAAGCTGATGTGGCAGCCGAAAAATGGTGTTGGGGCTGTATTTTTCGGAGCGTATTGTGGATGCCCTagactcaaactcatttttcaataaatgtcgcgtcaaataaccattatatttcaattatttacgCCTAACTCAAATCCTAAATAATATTATctgattattttctttttacatttttttttcaggCTTACATTGTAATATCTCCATTTTATGAGTATTGTGGCATTTCTTTTGAACATGAAaagtaagaaataaatatttagcgAGTTAAGTGGAGTGTGAATAAAGTAGGATAGcgaaaataatgtagataaaTAGTGAAAATTATAGTAAAATAGAGACTATAGTATGAGAGATTAAATATATTGGATTttacaaaaaaagaagaaatgactcaactggATGGATGGACCAAAATGAATACGGTTCAATACTAAtaagacagagggagtatatttttatagcTGCGGACTAAAGAAATTTAGTCGTAATCTGTTAAATCTGTTGGTAATACTGATAAATTTTATCAGTAATCCATCAATAATTACTGAGGAACTGGCTATTGTCAGTAATTCCATCCGTAATCCTACTTTTTTAGTGTTTACAGCAAAAAAATGTCATTCTCATATGAAGAAAATGATACTCCTATATTTAAGGCGTATTAGAATTTCACTCTTTCCATCGAGCACCATATGTTCCCGATCTCATATCCATTATTTTCAAACCTATTTCCAGCCGCCTTTTATTCTTTAACATTTtaggttttaaatttttattctaGTTTTCATATTCACATAATCTTTTGTATTTGAagtaaattttcataattaaatataatttcaataTTCAGATATCACGTATTCTTTTGTGTTCGAAGTAATATttctataattaaatataatatcaaTATCTGGTTCTATTAATACTAACTAGTTTTAAACGCTAAATGCCAAATACATCATTATAAAATAACGTAGAGTTCATTataactttatttgtagttcattatagaaATTCAGAGATTTGACTTTT
Encoded here:
- the LOC121755971 gene encoding APO protein 1, chloroplastic-like isoform X1, with product MLQLLSIGAFVPWTPLNGGASLCPTEIKSFDTLFPRSTFVGQKFQVHLVHSKANSILRPEILCGGYGRTNHHRRVKKHEMLPQNVDLPPVLPKKKKKPFPIPLKKIVEAAREDKKLAQMGIEKHLEPPKNGILVPSLIPVAYDVLDAWKVLISGLAQLLHVVPVHACSECSEIHVAQIGHKIQDCHGSTSGSRRNYHSWIKGSINDVLTPIESYHMYDPYGRRIKHETRFSYDRIPAVVELCIQAGIELPEYPSRRRTEPIRMLGKKVIDIGGYVDEPKPFQPGSPGSQIVELDTYRALERFPPPLEEEVPMVAQATINAYEKVRWGVTKLMRKYSVKACGYCSEVHVGPWGHNAKLCGEFKHQWRDGKHGWQDATVDEVFPPNYVWHMEDPKGPPLKSTLKRFYGKVPAVVEVCAQAGAHVPNKYKPMMRADIVVPEDREAPFVA
- the LOC121755971 gene encoding APO protein 1, chloroplastic-like isoform X2; its protein translation is MLQLLSIGAFVPWTPLNGGASLCPTEIKSFDTLFPRSTFVGQKVHLVHSKANSILRPEILCGGYGRTNHHRRVKKHEMLPQNVDLPPVLPKKKKKPFPIPLKKIVEAAREDKKLAQMGIEKHLEPPKNGILVPSLIPVAYDVLDAWKVLISGLAQLLHVVPVHACSECSEIHVAQIGHKIQDCHGSTSGSRRNYHSWIKGSINDVLTPIESYHMYDPYGRRIKHETRFSYDRIPAVVELCIQAGIELPEYPSRRRTEPIRMLGKKVIDIGGYVDEPKPFQPGSPGSQIVELDTYRALERFPPPLEEEVPMVAQATINAYEKVRWGVTKLMRKYSVKACGYCSEVHVGPWGHNAKLCGEFKHQWRDGKHGWQDATVDEVFPPNYVWHMEDPKGPPLKSTLKRFYGKVPAVVEVCAQAGAHVPNKYKPMMRADIVVPEDREAPFVA
- the LOC121754665 gene encoding probable peroxidase 26, coding for MRREGGFDLILISLAVALGLSLYVGRMQAAVTLPPESRALQRHFYKKLNKCANVEPFVRHQVSLWWNREKNITAKLLKLVYADCMVNGCDASILLDGPHTEKTSAKNSGLDGFLLIDKIKKVLEIRCPRAVSCANILHLATRDALYFAGGPSYPVYLGRRDGMESKASWVDLPSPAISIDQGITYFKSKGLDDMDYATLLGAHTMGKTHCANLNDRLYNFNKTRKPDPSIAKSQLDELRKQCPKTLKKGQKDPTMFLTDDQYRFSNKYYSNLVSNKAVLKVDQDLLQSYNTSELAHEYAAMFQHLKQQFSLSISRLGGLKVLTGNQGEIRLNCRFTNKNNPYT